One genomic segment of Salmo trutta chromosome 8, fSalTru1.1, whole genome shotgun sequence includes these proteins:
- the LOC115198545 gene encoding dynactin subunit 1 isoform X3: MAGMRRRHSVAVPAMGLGIGRGSLLFSSPLLSKMSADGGGKPAKVGSVVEVIGKGQRGTVAYVGATLFATGKWVGVILDEPKGKNDGTVQGKRYFQCDENCGIFVRQSQIQLVEDGSSATSPDTPEAVTAKFLPKQKDIPETPKSVKQTPRVLATPASGLSSSLSREDVSEGSLSSKGALGAPVVPLPSGTPATPGAPPPATPSKAEPPVSKQEEESLRGQVKDLEEKLETLKMKRAEDKVKLKELEKYKIQLEQLQEWKTKMQEQQADLQKQLKEAKKDAREALESKDRYMEEMSDTADAIEMATLDKEMAEERSESLQVEVESLKEKVEELTMDLEIIKHEVEEKGSDGAASSYHVKQLEEQNSRLKEALVRMRDLSSSEKQEHVKLQKQMEKKNGELETLRTQKEKLQEEMKQAEATVDELKEQVDAALGAEEMVETLTERNLDLEEKVRELRETVTDLEAINEMNDELQENSRETEMELREQLDLNGARVREAQKRVEAAQETVADYQQTINKYRELTTSLQDTNRELTIAQNANAEQVQQPPAELFDFKIKFAETKAYAKAIEMELRKMEVGQANRHVSLLTSFMPDSFLRHGGDHDCILVLLLIPRLICKAELISKQAQEKFDLNGNPVERTGMKMRGPLGEQLSFASGLVYSLTLLQAMLHKYEQSLNSCSVEVYKRMGTLYSEMSVHERSLDFFIDLLHKDQLDETVHVEPLTKAIKYYQQLYSIHLAEQTEDCTVQLADHIKFIQSALDCMGAEVVRLRAFLQPGQEGADLNILLKDLDTSCSDIKQFCKKIRRRMPGTDVPGVPAALAFGAPVSETLTESRRQLTRVVAVLQEVAAAGAQMVAPLGEQEGLNSLQLEDVAFKAVEQVYGSHGLNPHECLRQSCSSVISTMNKMATAMQEGEYDAERPQGKTPPVEARAVALRAEITDAEGLGVKLEDRDTVIKELKKSLKIKGEELSEAHVRLSLLEKKLDTSTKDADERVEKIQTKLDETLALLKKKEKEFEETMDALQADIDQLEAEKAELKQRLSNQSKVTIEGLRAPPASGIASIISGTAGAGVASGAGGLSGPMQVVDSPLLRQQVETQRLGIKHLKNENNRLKAEKMRAQLASLPPLHVPKLPLREASTSPPAEGPLHGALYRKTDQLLGTLLKMSAAVKVVDITGKTPGVSASAQLLDQTARLQSLSDALDKLKGEVSEHVVSQQPGAKVSSDFATFPISSFVKAKEEKQGGTVFIGRVAIPCAKGQEQVHRLVLSQQHLQQVHRLLMT, encoded by the exons ATCCAGCTAGTGGAAGATGGATCCAGTGCCACCTCTCCAGACACCCCAGAGGCGGTCACTGCCAAGTTCCTGCCCAAGCAGAAAG ACATTCCTGAGACTCCGAAATCAGTCAAACAG ACCCCCCGAGTCTTAGCCACCCCGGCCTCTGGTCTGTCCAGCTCTCTGTCCAGGGAGGATGTCAGTGAGGGCAGCCTGTCTTCCAAGGGTGCACTGGGGGCTCCCGTCGTCCCCCTGCCCAGCGGCACCCCCGCCACGCCCGGAGCTCCTCCCCCTGCCACCCCTAGCAAG GCTGAGCCTCCCGTATCGAAGCAG GAGGAGGAGTCTCTGCGAGGTCAGGTGAAGGATCTAGAGGAGAAGCTGGAGACCCTGAAGATGAAGCGGGCAGAGGACAAGGTCAagctgaaggagctggagaaATACAAGATCCAGCTGGAGCAGCTGCAGGAATGGAAGACCAAGATGCAGGAGCAGCAGGCAGACCTGCAGAAACAACTTAAAGAGGCCAAGAAG GATGCTCGGGAGGCCCTGGAGTCGAAGGACCGCTACATGGAGGAGATGTCAGACACGGCGGACGCCATCGAGATGGCCACACTGGACAAGGAGATGGCTGAGGAGCGGTCGGAGAGCTTGCAGGTGGAGGTGGAGTCACTgaaggagaaggtggaggagctCACCATGGACCTGGAGATCATCAAACACGAGGTTGAGGAGAAAG GTTCTGATGGAGCTGCCTCCAGTTACCATGTCAAGCAGCTGGAGGAGCAGAACAGCAGACTGAAAGAGGCTCTGGTCAG GATGCGTGACCTGTCTTCCTCTGAGAAGCAGGAGCATGTGAAGCTCCAGAAGCAAATGGAGAAGAAGAATGGAGAGCTGGAGACTCTGAGGACCCAGAAGGAGAAGCTACAGGAGGAGATGAAGCAGGCTGAGGCCACCGTTGATGAGCTGAAGGAGCAG GTTGATGCTGCTCTCGGAGCAGAGGAGATGGTGGAGACTCTGACTGAGAGGAATCTGGACCTGGAGGAGAAAGTCCGAGAGCTCAGAGAGACTGTCACAGACCTG GAAGCGATCAACGAGATGAATGACGAGCTGCAGGAGAACAGCAGGGAGACGGAGATGGAGCTGAGGGAGCAGCTGGACCTGAACGGGGCCAGGGTGAGAGAGGCCCAGAAGAGGGTGGAGGCCGCTCAGGAGACCGTGGCTGACTATCAGCAGACCATTAACAAGTATCGCGAGCTCACCACCAGCCTACAG GATACCAACAGGGAGCTGACCATTGCTCAGAATGCCAATGCAGAGCAGGTCCAACAGCCTCCTGCTGAGCTGTTTGACTTCAAGATCAAGTTTGCTGAGACCAAGGCCTACGCCAAG GCCATCGAGATGGAGCTGAGGAAGATGGAGGTGGGCCAGGCCAACAGacatgtgtctctcctcacctccttcatGCCCGACTCCTTCCTGCGTCATGGAGGAGACCACGACTGTATTCTGGTGCTCTTGCTCATACCAAGACTCATTTGcaag GCTGAGTTGATCAGCAAGCAGGCCCAAGAGAAGTTTGATCTGAATGGTAACCCAGTGGAGAGGACTGGGATGAAGATGAGAGGACCACTTGGAGAACAGCTCAGCTTTGCCTCTGGACTGGTGTATTCTCTAACCCTGCTACAGGCCATGCTGCACAAATATGAACA aTCTCTGAACAGCTGCAGTGTGGAGGTGTATAAGCGGATGGGGACTCTCTACTCAGAGATGAGTGTCCATGAGCGTTCCCTAGACTTCTTTATAGACCTGCTGCACAAAGACCAGCTGGATGAGACTGTACACGTGGAGCCTCTCACCAAGGCCATCAAGTACTACCAG CAACTGTACAGCATTCACCTGGCTGAGCAGACTGAAGATTGCACCGTGCAGCTGGCTGATCACATCAAG TTCATCCAGAGTGCGTTGGACTGTATGGGGGCTGAGGTGGTGCGTCTCAGGGCCTTCCTGCAGCCGGGGCAGGAGGGGGCTGACCTGAACATCCTGCTGAAGGACCTAGACACATCCTGCAG CGACATCAAACAGTTCTGCAAGAAGATCAGACGCAGGATGCCAGGGACCGACGTACCAGGGGTGCCCGCCGCTTTGGCCTTTGGCGCACCG GTGTCAGAGACTCTAACGGAGAGCAGGCGTCAGCTGACGCGGGTGGTTGCCGTGCTACAGGAGGTAGCTGCGGCGGGGGCGCAGATGGTCGCCCCTCTAGGGGAACAGGAGGGGCTCAACTCCCTCCAACTGGAGGACGTGGCCTTCAAGGCTGTTGAACAG gtgTATGGGTCCCATGGCCTGAACCCCCATGAGTGTCTACGTCAGTCCTGCAGCTCTGTCATCTCCACCATGAACAAGATGGCTACCGCCATGCAGGAGGGAGAGTATGACGCCGAGCGACCACAGGGAAAG ACTCCCCCGGTAGAGGCTCGTGCAGTGGCCCTCAGGGCAGAGATCACTGACGCAGAGGGTCTGGGAGTCAAACTGGAGGACAGAGACACCGTCATCAAGGAGCTCAAGAAGTCCCTCAAGATCAAG GGAGAGGAGTTGAGTGAGGCCCACGTCCGTCTCAGCCTGCTAGAGAAGAAGCTGGATACGTCCACTAAAGATGCAGACGAACGCGTGGAGAAGATCCAGACCAAACTGGATGAGACCCTCGCCCTGCTCAAGAAGAAAGAGAA GGAGTTTGAGGAGACCATGGACGCCCTGCAGGCAGACATCGACCAGCTGGAGGCAGAGAAAGCGGAGCTGAAGCAGCGTCTCTCCAACCAGTCAAAGGTGACCATCGAGGGCCTCAGGGCCCCGCCTGCCTCTGGCATCGCATCCATCATCTCAGGAACCGCCGGAG CGGGTGTTGCCTCAGGAGCAGGGGGCCTGTCTGGGCCGATGCAGGTGGTGGACTCCCCTCTCCTCCGTCAGCAGGTGGAGACCCAGAGACTGGGCATCAAACACCTGAAGAACGAGAACAACAGACTGAAG GCAGAGAAGATGAGAGCCCAGttagcctccctccctcccctccacgtCCCCAAGCTTCCTCTGAGAGAggcctccacctctccccctgcTGAGGGGCCTCTCCACGGGGCTCTCTACAGGAAGACAGACCAGCTCCTGGGGACCCTGCTCAAGATGAGCGCTGCCGTTAAGGTGGTCGACATCACCGGGAAGACTCCAGGTG TGAGTGCGAGTGCTCAGCTCCTGGACCAGACAGCTCGTCTGCAGTCTCTGAGTGACGCTCTGGACAAACTGAAG ggtgaaGTGTCAGAGCATGTGGTTTCTCAGCAGCCTGGGGCAAAGGTCTCCTCTGACTTTGCCACCTTCCCCATTTCCTCCTTcgtcaag GCCAAGGAGGAGAAGCAGGGGGGTACGGTGTTCATAGGGCGCGTGGCCATCCCATGTGCCAAGGGACAGGAGCAGGTGCACCGTCTCGTCCTATCACAGCAGCACCTGCAGCAAGTGCACCGCCTCCTCATGACCTAA
- the LOC115198545 gene encoding dynactin subunit 1 isoform X2, which translates to MAGMRRRHSVAVPAMGLGIGRGSLLFSSPLLSKMSADGGGKPAKVGSVVEVIGKGQRGTVAYVGATLFATGKWVGVILDEPKGKNDGTVQGKRYFQCDENCGIFVRQSQIQLVEDGSSATSPDTPEAVTAKFLPKQKDIPETPKSVKQMPIPKKTPRVLATPASGLSSSLSREDVSEGSLSSKGALGAPVVPLPSGTPATPGAPPPATPSKAEPPVSKQEEESLRGQVKDLEEKLETLKMKRAEDKVKLKELEKYKIQLEQLQEWKTKMQEQQADLQKQLKEAKKDAREALESKDRYMEEMSDTADAIEMATLDKEMAEERSESLQVEVESLKEKVEELTMDLEIIKHEVEEKGSDGAASSYHVKQLEEQNSRLKEALVRMRDLSSSEKQEHVKLQKQMEKKNGELETLRTQKEKLQEEMKQAEATVDELKEQVDAALGAEEMVETLTERNLDLEEKVRELRETVTDLEAINEMNDELQENSRETEMELREQLDLNGARVREAQKRVEAAQETVADYQQTINKYRELTTSLQDTNRELTIAQNANAEQVQQPPAELFDFKIKFAETKAYAKAIEMELRKMEVGQANRHVSLLTSFMPDSFLRHGGDHDCILVLLLIPRLICKAELISKQAQEKFDLNGNPVERTGMKMRGPLGEQLSFASGLVYSLTLLQAMLHKYEQSLNSCSVEVYKRMGTLYSEMSVHERSLDFFIDLLHKDQLDETVHVEPLTKAIKYYQQLYSIHLAEQTEDCTVQLADHIKFIQSALDCMGAEVVRLRAFLQPGQEGADLNILLKDLDTSCSDIKQFCKKIRRRMPGTDVPGVPAALAFGAPVSETLTESRRQLTRVVAVLQEVAAAGAQMVAPLGEQEGLNSLQLEDVAFKAVEQVYGSHGLNPHECLRQSCSSVISTMNKMATAMQEGEYDAERPQGKTPPVEARAVALRAEITDAEGLGVKLEDRDTVIKELKKSLKIKGEELSEAHVRLSLLEKKLDTSTKDADERVEKIQTKLDETLALLKKKEKEFEETMDALQADIDQLEAEKAELKQRLSNQSKVTIEGLRAPPASGIASIISGTAGAGVASGAGGLSGPMQVVDSPLLRQQVETQRLGIKHLKNENNRLKAEKMRAQLASLPPLHVPKLPLREASTSPPAEGPLHGALYRKTDQLLGTLLKMSAAVKVVDITGKTPGVSASAQLLDQTARLQSLSDALDKLKGEVSEHVVSQQPGAKVSSDFATFPISSFVKAKEEKQGGTVFIGRVAIPCAKGQEQVHRLVLSQQHLQQVHRLLMT; encoded by the exons ATCCAGCTAGTGGAAGATGGATCCAGTGCCACCTCTCCAGACACCCCAGAGGCGGTCACTGCCAAGTTCCTGCCCAAGCAGAAAG ACATTCCTGAGACTCCGAAATCAGTCAAACAG ATGCCCATTCCCAAGAAG ACCCCCCGAGTCTTAGCCACCCCGGCCTCTGGTCTGTCCAGCTCTCTGTCCAGGGAGGATGTCAGTGAGGGCAGCCTGTCTTCCAAGGGTGCACTGGGGGCTCCCGTCGTCCCCCTGCCCAGCGGCACCCCCGCCACGCCCGGAGCTCCTCCCCCTGCCACCCCTAGCAAG GCTGAGCCTCCCGTATCGAAGCAG GAGGAGGAGTCTCTGCGAGGTCAGGTGAAGGATCTAGAGGAGAAGCTGGAGACCCTGAAGATGAAGCGGGCAGAGGACAAGGTCAagctgaaggagctggagaaATACAAGATCCAGCTGGAGCAGCTGCAGGAATGGAAGACCAAGATGCAGGAGCAGCAGGCAGACCTGCAGAAACAACTTAAAGAGGCCAAGAAG GATGCTCGGGAGGCCCTGGAGTCGAAGGACCGCTACATGGAGGAGATGTCAGACACGGCGGACGCCATCGAGATGGCCACACTGGACAAGGAGATGGCTGAGGAGCGGTCGGAGAGCTTGCAGGTGGAGGTGGAGTCACTgaaggagaaggtggaggagctCACCATGGACCTGGAGATCATCAAACACGAGGTTGAGGAGAAAG GTTCTGATGGAGCTGCCTCCAGTTACCATGTCAAGCAGCTGGAGGAGCAGAACAGCAGACTGAAAGAGGCTCTGGTCAG GATGCGTGACCTGTCTTCCTCTGAGAAGCAGGAGCATGTGAAGCTCCAGAAGCAAATGGAGAAGAAGAATGGAGAGCTGGAGACTCTGAGGACCCAGAAGGAGAAGCTACAGGAGGAGATGAAGCAGGCTGAGGCCACCGTTGATGAGCTGAAGGAGCAG GTTGATGCTGCTCTCGGAGCAGAGGAGATGGTGGAGACTCTGACTGAGAGGAATCTGGACCTGGAGGAGAAAGTCCGAGAGCTCAGAGAGACTGTCACAGACCTG GAAGCGATCAACGAGATGAATGACGAGCTGCAGGAGAACAGCAGGGAGACGGAGATGGAGCTGAGGGAGCAGCTGGACCTGAACGGGGCCAGGGTGAGAGAGGCCCAGAAGAGGGTGGAGGCCGCTCAGGAGACCGTGGCTGACTATCAGCAGACCATTAACAAGTATCGCGAGCTCACCACCAGCCTACAG GATACCAACAGGGAGCTGACCATTGCTCAGAATGCCAATGCAGAGCAGGTCCAACAGCCTCCTGCTGAGCTGTTTGACTTCAAGATCAAGTTTGCTGAGACCAAGGCCTACGCCAAG GCCATCGAGATGGAGCTGAGGAAGATGGAGGTGGGCCAGGCCAACAGacatgtgtctctcctcacctccttcatGCCCGACTCCTTCCTGCGTCATGGAGGAGACCACGACTGTATTCTGGTGCTCTTGCTCATACCAAGACTCATTTGcaag GCTGAGTTGATCAGCAAGCAGGCCCAAGAGAAGTTTGATCTGAATGGTAACCCAGTGGAGAGGACTGGGATGAAGATGAGAGGACCACTTGGAGAACAGCTCAGCTTTGCCTCTGGACTGGTGTATTCTCTAACCCTGCTACAGGCCATGCTGCACAAATATGAACA aTCTCTGAACAGCTGCAGTGTGGAGGTGTATAAGCGGATGGGGACTCTCTACTCAGAGATGAGTGTCCATGAGCGTTCCCTAGACTTCTTTATAGACCTGCTGCACAAAGACCAGCTGGATGAGACTGTACACGTGGAGCCTCTCACCAAGGCCATCAAGTACTACCAG CAACTGTACAGCATTCACCTGGCTGAGCAGACTGAAGATTGCACCGTGCAGCTGGCTGATCACATCAAG TTCATCCAGAGTGCGTTGGACTGTATGGGGGCTGAGGTGGTGCGTCTCAGGGCCTTCCTGCAGCCGGGGCAGGAGGGGGCTGACCTGAACATCCTGCTGAAGGACCTAGACACATCCTGCAG CGACATCAAACAGTTCTGCAAGAAGATCAGACGCAGGATGCCAGGGACCGACGTACCAGGGGTGCCCGCCGCTTTGGCCTTTGGCGCACCG GTGTCAGAGACTCTAACGGAGAGCAGGCGTCAGCTGACGCGGGTGGTTGCCGTGCTACAGGAGGTAGCTGCGGCGGGGGCGCAGATGGTCGCCCCTCTAGGGGAACAGGAGGGGCTCAACTCCCTCCAACTGGAGGACGTGGCCTTCAAGGCTGTTGAACAG gtgTATGGGTCCCATGGCCTGAACCCCCATGAGTGTCTACGTCAGTCCTGCAGCTCTGTCATCTCCACCATGAACAAGATGGCTACCGCCATGCAGGAGGGAGAGTATGACGCCGAGCGACCACAGGGAAAG ACTCCCCCGGTAGAGGCTCGTGCAGTGGCCCTCAGGGCAGAGATCACTGACGCAGAGGGTCTGGGAGTCAAACTGGAGGACAGAGACACCGTCATCAAGGAGCTCAAGAAGTCCCTCAAGATCAAG GGAGAGGAGTTGAGTGAGGCCCACGTCCGTCTCAGCCTGCTAGAGAAGAAGCTGGATACGTCCACTAAAGATGCAGACGAACGCGTGGAGAAGATCCAGACCAAACTGGATGAGACCCTCGCCCTGCTCAAGAAGAAAGAGAA GGAGTTTGAGGAGACCATGGACGCCCTGCAGGCAGACATCGACCAGCTGGAGGCAGAGAAAGCGGAGCTGAAGCAGCGTCTCTCCAACCAGTCAAAGGTGACCATCGAGGGCCTCAGGGCCCCGCCTGCCTCTGGCATCGCATCCATCATCTCAGGAACCGCCGGAG CGGGTGTTGCCTCAGGAGCAGGGGGCCTGTCTGGGCCGATGCAGGTGGTGGACTCCCCTCTCCTCCGTCAGCAGGTGGAGACCCAGAGACTGGGCATCAAACACCTGAAGAACGAGAACAACAGACTGAAG GCAGAGAAGATGAGAGCCCAGttagcctccctccctcccctccacgtCCCCAAGCTTCCTCTGAGAGAggcctccacctctccccctgcTGAGGGGCCTCTCCACGGGGCTCTCTACAGGAAGACAGACCAGCTCCTGGGGACCCTGCTCAAGATGAGCGCTGCCGTTAAGGTGGTCGACATCACCGGGAAGACTCCAGGTG TGAGTGCGAGTGCTCAGCTCCTGGACCAGACAGCTCGTCTGCAGTCTCTGAGTGACGCTCTGGACAAACTGAAG ggtgaaGTGTCAGAGCATGTGGTTTCTCAGCAGCCTGGGGCAAAGGTCTCCTCTGACTTTGCCACCTTCCCCATTTCCTCCTTcgtcaag GCCAAGGAGGAGAAGCAGGGGGGTACGGTGTTCATAGGGCGCGTGGCCATCCCATGTGCCAAGGGACAGGAGCAGGTGCACCGTCTCGTCCTATCACAGCAGCACCTGCAGCAAGTGCACCGCCTCCTCATGACCTAA
- the LOC115198545 gene encoding dynactin subunit 1 isoform X1 codes for MAGMRRRHSVAVPAMGLGIGRGSLLFSSPLLSKMSADGGGKPAKVGSVVEVIGKGQRGTVAYVGATLFATGKWVGVILDEPKGKNDGTVQGKRYFQCDENCGIFVRQSQIQLVEDGSSATSPDTPEAVTAKFLPKQKDIPETPKSVKQMPIPKKFVTRRSTKLNTPGRLSFSSSLPSLLMTPRVLATPASGLSSSLSREDVSEGSLSSKGALGAPVVPLPSGTPATPGAPPPATPSKAEPPVSKQEEESLRGQVKDLEEKLETLKMKRAEDKVKLKELEKYKIQLEQLQEWKTKMQEQQADLQKQLKEAKKDAREALESKDRYMEEMSDTADAIEMATLDKEMAEERSESLQVEVESLKEKVEELTMDLEIIKHEVEEKGSDGAASSYHVKQLEEQNSRLKEALVRMRDLSSSEKQEHVKLQKQMEKKNGELETLRTQKEKLQEEMKQAEATVDELKEQVDAALGAEEMVETLTERNLDLEEKVRELRETVTDLEAINEMNDELQENSRETEMELREQLDLNGARVREAQKRVEAAQETVADYQQTINKYRELTTSLQDTNRELTIAQNANAEQVQQPPAELFDFKIKFAETKAYAKAIEMELRKMEVGQANRHVSLLTSFMPDSFLRHGGDHDCILVLLLIPRLICKAELISKQAQEKFDLNGNPVERTGMKMRGPLGEQLSFASGLVYSLTLLQAMLHKYEQSLNSCSVEVYKRMGTLYSEMSVHERSLDFFIDLLHKDQLDETVHVEPLTKAIKYYQQLYSIHLAEQTEDCTVQLADHIKFIQSALDCMGAEVVRLRAFLQPGQEGADLNILLKDLDTSCSDIKQFCKKIRRRMPGTDVPGVPAALAFGAPVSETLTESRRQLTRVVAVLQEVAAAGAQMVAPLGEQEGLNSLQLEDVAFKAVEQVYGSHGLNPHECLRQSCSSVISTMNKMATAMQEGEYDAERPQGKTPPVEARAVALRAEITDAEGLGVKLEDRDTVIKELKKSLKIKGEELSEAHVRLSLLEKKLDTSTKDADERVEKIQTKLDETLALLKKKEKEFEETMDALQADIDQLEAEKAELKQRLSNQSKVTIEGLRAPPASGIASIISGTAGAGVASGAGGLSGPMQVVDSPLLRQQVETQRLGIKHLKNENNRLKAEKMRAQLASLPPLHVPKLPLREASTSPPAEGPLHGALYRKTDQLLGTLLKMSAAVKVVDITGKTPVSASAQLLDQTARLQSLSDALDKLKGEVSEHVVSQQPGAKVSSDFATFPISSFVKAKEEKQGGTVFIGRVAIPCAKGQEQVHRLVLSQQHLQQVHRLLMT; via the exons ATCCAGCTAGTGGAAGATGGATCCAGTGCCACCTCTCCAGACACCCCAGAGGCGGTCACTGCCAAGTTCCTGCCCAAGCAGAAAG ACATTCCTGAGACTCCGAAATCAGTCAAACAG ATGCCCATTCCCAAGAAG TTCGTAACCCGCCGTAGTACCAAG TTGAACACTCCTGGTCGCCTCTCCTTCTCcagctccctcccctccctcctcatg ACCCCCCGAGTCTTAGCCACCCCGGCCTCTGGTCTGTCCAGCTCTCTGTCCAGGGAGGATGTCAGTGAGGGCAGCCTGTCTTCCAAGGGTGCACTGGGGGCTCCCGTCGTCCCCCTGCCCAGCGGCACCCCCGCCACGCCCGGAGCTCCTCCCCCTGCCACCCCTAGCAAG GCTGAGCCTCCCGTATCGAAGCAG GAGGAGGAGTCTCTGCGAGGTCAGGTGAAGGATCTAGAGGAGAAGCTGGAGACCCTGAAGATGAAGCGGGCAGAGGACAAGGTCAagctgaaggagctggagaaATACAAGATCCAGCTGGAGCAGCTGCAGGAATGGAAGACCAAGATGCAGGAGCAGCAGGCAGACCTGCAGAAACAACTTAAAGAGGCCAAGAAG GATGCTCGGGAGGCCCTGGAGTCGAAGGACCGCTACATGGAGGAGATGTCAGACACGGCGGACGCCATCGAGATGGCCACACTGGACAAGGAGATGGCTGAGGAGCGGTCGGAGAGCTTGCAGGTGGAGGTGGAGTCACTgaaggagaaggtggaggagctCACCATGGACCTGGAGATCATCAAACACGAGGTTGAGGAGAAAG GTTCTGATGGAGCTGCCTCCAGTTACCATGTCAAGCAGCTGGAGGAGCAGAACAGCAGACTGAAAGAGGCTCTGGTCAG GATGCGTGACCTGTCTTCCTCTGAGAAGCAGGAGCATGTGAAGCTCCAGAAGCAAATGGAGAAGAAGAATGGAGAGCTGGAGACTCTGAGGACCCAGAAGGAGAAGCTACAGGAGGAGATGAAGCAGGCTGAGGCCACCGTTGATGAGCTGAAGGAGCAG GTTGATGCTGCTCTCGGAGCAGAGGAGATGGTGGAGACTCTGACTGAGAGGAATCTGGACCTGGAGGAGAAAGTCCGAGAGCTCAGAGAGACTGTCACAGACCTG GAAGCGATCAACGAGATGAATGACGAGCTGCAGGAGAACAGCAGGGAGACGGAGATGGAGCTGAGGGAGCAGCTGGACCTGAACGGGGCCAGGGTGAGAGAGGCCCAGAAGAGGGTGGAGGCCGCTCAGGAGACCGTGGCTGACTATCAGCAGACCATTAACAAGTATCGCGAGCTCACCACCAGCCTACAG GATACCAACAGGGAGCTGACCATTGCTCAGAATGCCAATGCAGAGCAGGTCCAACAGCCTCCTGCTGAGCTGTTTGACTTCAAGATCAAGTTTGCTGAGACCAAGGCCTACGCCAAG GCCATCGAGATGGAGCTGAGGAAGATGGAGGTGGGCCAGGCCAACAGacatgtgtctctcctcacctccttcatGCCCGACTCCTTCCTGCGTCATGGAGGAGACCACGACTGTATTCTGGTGCTCTTGCTCATACCAAGACTCATTTGcaag GCTGAGTTGATCAGCAAGCAGGCCCAAGAGAAGTTTGATCTGAATGGTAACCCAGTGGAGAGGACTGGGATGAAGATGAGAGGACCACTTGGAGAACAGCTCAGCTTTGCCTCTGGACTGGTGTATTCTCTAACCCTGCTACAGGCCATGCTGCACAAATATGAACA aTCTCTGAACAGCTGCAGTGTGGAGGTGTATAAGCGGATGGGGACTCTCTACTCAGAGATGAGTGTCCATGAGCGTTCCCTAGACTTCTTTATAGACCTGCTGCACAAAGACCAGCTGGATGAGACTGTACACGTGGAGCCTCTCACCAAGGCCATCAAGTACTACCAG CAACTGTACAGCATTCACCTGGCTGAGCAGACTGAAGATTGCACCGTGCAGCTGGCTGATCACATCAAG TTCATCCAGAGTGCGTTGGACTGTATGGGGGCTGAGGTGGTGCGTCTCAGGGCCTTCCTGCAGCCGGGGCAGGAGGGGGCTGACCTGAACATCCTGCTGAAGGACCTAGACACATCCTGCAG CGACATCAAACAGTTCTGCAAGAAGATCAGACGCAGGATGCCAGGGACCGACGTACCAGGGGTGCCCGCCGCTTTGGCCTTTGGCGCACCG GTGTCAGAGACTCTAACGGAGAGCAGGCGTCAGCTGACGCGGGTGGTTGCCGTGCTACAGGAGGTAGCTGCGGCGGGGGCGCAGATGGTCGCCCCTCTAGGGGAACAGGAGGGGCTCAACTCCCTCCAACTGGAGGACGTGGCCTTCAAGGCTGTTGAACAG gtgTATGGGTCCCATGGCCTGAACCCCCATGAGTGTCTACGTCAGTCCTGCAGCTCTGTCATCTCCACCATGAACAAGATGGCTACCGCCATGCAGGAGGGAGAGTATGACGCCGAGCGACCACAGGGAAAG ACTCCCCCGGTAGAGGCTCGTGCAGTGGCCCTCAGGGCAGAGATCACTGACGCAGAGGGTCTGGGAGTCAAACTGGAGGACAGAGACACCGTCATCAAGGAGCTCAAGAAGTCCCTCAAGATCAAG GGAGAGGAGTTGAGTGAGGCCCACGTCCGTCTCAGCCTGCTAGAGAAGAAGCTGGATACGTCCACTAAAGATGCAGACGAACGCGTGGAGAAGATCCAGACCAAACTGGATGAGACCCTCGCCCTGCTCAAGAAGAAAGAGAA GGAGTTTGAGGAGACCATGGACGCCCTGCAGGCAGACATCGACCAGCTGGAGGCAGAGAAAGCGGAGCTGAAGCAGCGTCTCTCCAACCAGTCAAAGGTGACCATCGAGGGCCTCAGGGCCCCGCCTGCCTCTGGCATCGCATCCATCATCTCAGGAACCGCCGGAG CGGGTGTTGCCTCAGGAGCAGGGGGCCTGTCTGGGCCGATGCAGGTGGTGGACTCCCCTCTCCTCCGTCAGCAGGTGGAGACCCAGAGACTGGGCATCAAACACCTGAAGAACGAGAACAACAGACTGAAG GCAGAGAAGATGAGAGCCCAGttagcctccctccctcccctccacgtCCCCAAGCTTCCTCTGAGAGAggcctccacctctccccctgcTGAGGGGCCTCTCCACGGGGCTCTCTACAGGAAGACAGACCAGCTCCTGGGGACCCTGCTCAAGATGAGCGCTGCCGTTAAGGTGGTCGACATCACCGGGAAGACTCCAG TGAGTGCGAGTGCTCAGCTCCTGGACCAGACAGCTCGTCTGCAGTCTCTGAGTGACGCTCTGGACAAACTGAAG ggtgaaGTGTCAGAGCATGTGGTTTCTCAGCAGCCTGGGGCAAAGGTCTCCTCTGACTTTGCCACCTTCCCCATTTCCTCCTTcgtcaag GCCAAGGAGGAGAAGCAGGGGGGTACGGTGTTCATAGGGCGCGTGGCCATCCCATGTGCCAAGGGACAGGAGCAGGTGCACCGTCTCGTCCTATCACAGCAGCACCTGCAGCAAGTGCACCGCCTCCTCATGACCTAA